A genomic window from Thunnus thynnus chromosome 12, fThuThy2.1, whole genome shotgun sequence includes:
- the LOC137194008 gene encoding pyroglutamyl-peptidase 1-like, which produces MANKKKVIVTGFEPFGEYTVNSSWVAVQELQRLGLGEAVDLYVCEVPVEYQAVQSLLPSLWEQHQPQLVVHVGVSGLATTVTLEQCGHNKGYKRLDNHGFCPASQCCTESGPDCINSVLDMDTVCKKVNDSDLGVAVSVSKDAGRYLCDYSYYYSLYLGQRRAAFVHVPPLGKPYSSQDLGRALQAIVWEMLKLLEVKNTEEEEEDTHNEHCNHKHQ; this is translated from the exons ATGGCCAATAAGAAGAAAGTAATAGTGACAG ggTTTGAGCCCTTTGGAGAGTATACGGTGAACTCCAGCTGGGTGGCGGTGCAG GAACTGCAGCGATTAGGGCTGGGTGAGGCAGTAGACCTTTATGTGTGTGAGGTGCCTGTTGAATACCAGGCTGTTCAGAGTCTACTCCCATCTCTGTGGGAacagcaccagcctcag TTAGTGGTCCATGTTGGTGTTTCTGGGTTAGCTACCACAGTCACTCTGGAGCAATGTGGCCACAACAAGGGCTACAAACGGCTGGACAACCACGGCTTCTGCCCAGCTTCCCAATGCTGCACGGAGAGTGGCCCAGACTGCATAAACTCAGTCCTGGACATGGATACAGTCTGCAAAAAGGTCAATGACTCTGACCTCGGGGTCGCTGTATCAGTGTCTAAGGATGCTGGAAG GTATCTGTGTGACTACAGCTACTACTATTCTCTGTACCTGGGACAGCGCCGCGCTGCCTTCGTCCATGTGCCTCCGCTAGGAAAACCCTACAGCAGCCAAGACCTCGGCAGAGCCCTTCAGGCCATCGTGTGGGAGATGCTGAAACTGCTGGAGGTGAAAAatactgaggaggaggaggaggacacacACAACGAGCACTGCAACCACAAGCATCAGTAG